One segment of Deinococcus multiflagellatus DNA contains the following:
- a CDS encoding phage holin family protein, with the protein MGFLVRLLVSALALYLLTRVYSGVSFVPGADAVSILIAAVVMGVVNALVRPVLLLLSLPVNVLTLGLFTLVVNGIVLWLVAAATALNVSGFGAAVVGALILGVISWVLDGVVGALGLDGRRE; encoded by the coding sequence ATGGGCTTTCTCGTTCGGCTGCTGGTCAGCGCGCTGGCGCTGTATCTGCTCACGCGGGTGTACAGCGGGGTCAGTTTCGTGCCCGGCGCGGATGCGGTCAGCATTCTGATTGCCGCTGTGGTCATGGGCGTGGTGAACGCCCTGGTGCGCCCGGTGCTGCTGCTGCTGTCGCTGCCGGTGAACGTGCTGACCCTGGGCCTGTTTACCCTGGTCGTGAACGGCATTGTGCTGTGGCTGGTGGCGGCGGCCACGGCCCTGAACGTGTCGGGGTTTGGGGCCGCCGTGGTGGGCGCGCTGATTCTGGGCGTGATTTCTTGGGTGCTGGACGGCGTGGTGGGCGCGCTGGGTCTGGACGGGCGCCGTGAGTAA
- a CDS encoding eCIS core domain-containing protein, whose amino-acid sequence MFERPSRFRSPRADLRLLPHVAPTSALPGPEDAEWDSAPQPATEPARRATSAAVQRALVAPTLQAASLLRADQAAQRGLAAAIQRAQGEVAQSGAALAEAGVTPLSLSAWQRQPAPLMPPPPAQLAPVQRAALTGQALGEVGAAYGQFAPYVPATERAAHALGVVQRHVQAGADEGTLLAALQRQAAQEPFGAQAYAAAVQRVQAQDAALQRAVTAHALQGQHAARTHELAELQGQQAAQHLQTVTQRVQARQGGGEPLPAAVQRHLEAGLNADLSRVRVHTDSEAAKLASSLQATAFTTGTDIYFAANQYNPHSTSGLELLAHEATHVVQQTQGRVQPGLDPDAGKEQEAQQMGKRLAVMDGPGGAGAGPAPHPAAQAATGTVQRQIKKRGKGSELYLKFPEVALLAEFNKRLGISARKVGAPANFYDSQYQTLLKDIYKEGGKPYTLVAALKEADDRYVQKFGALDIKPANPGTVLSDCDEVIDLLKTKKRKVDTMEDKLITKKHHVAVDAVLNVVPLTDQDVLNLMPAKGDQYPHFTQALFKNHIPDMVQTREAMEEVCETLVSNDHSNGGMFSVSGKGSMFESFVDKTVLGSGGRVTVSQQGQMNQTRSSDSYDSATQTLYDAKFYYTKVPLGTNNNQHDDYVRILQKGYTGDGGEKISKVCYVFPGKRQAELNTHLKTKVGGGKEVQVAYVSKGTNPQLKYV is encoded by the coding sequence GCGCGGATCAGGCAGCCCAGCGTGGGCTGGCCGCCGCCATCCAGCGGGCCCAGGGCGAGGTGGCCCAGAGTGGCGCCGCCCTGGCCGAAGCCGGGGTCACGCCCCTCAGCCTGAGCGCGTGGCAGCGCCAGCCTGCCCCCCTGATGCCGCCCCCGCCCGCACAACTGGCGCCGGTGCAGCGCGCGGCCCTCACCGGGCAGGCGCTGGGCGAGGTGGGCGCGGCGTACGGGCAGTTTGCGCCGTACGTGCCCGCCACCGAACGCGCCGCGCACGCGCTGGGCGTGGTGCAGCGCCATGTGCAGGCGGGGGCGGACGAGGGCACCTTGCTGGCGGCGTTGCAGCGGCAGGCCGCTCAGGAGCCTTTCGGCGCGCAGGCTTACGCTGCGGCCGTGCAGCGCGTGCAGGCCCAGGACGCCGCCCTGCAGCGGGCCGTCACAGCCCACGCCCTGCAGGGCCAGCACGCGGCGCGCACGCACGAACTGGCCGAATTGCAGGGCCAGCAGGCCGCGCAGCATCTGCAGACCGTGACCCAGCGGGTCCAGGCGCGGCAGGGCGGGGGCGAACCGCTGCCTGCAGCGGTGCAGCGCCACCTGGAAGCGGGCCTGAACGCCGACCTCTCGCGCGTGCGGGTGCATACGGACAGCGAAGCGGCGAAGCTGGCCAGCAGCCTTCAGGCCACCGCCTTCACCACCGGGACAGACATCTACTTCGCCGCGAACCAGTACAACCCGCACAGCACCTCTGGCCTGGAGCTTCTGGCCCACGAGGCCACCCATGTGGTGCAGCAGACTCAGGGCCGGGTTCAGCCCGGCCTGGACCCCGACGCTGGGAAGGAGCAGGAAGCGCAGCAGATGGGCAAGCGGCTGGCTGTTATGGACGGGCCGGGCGGCGCGGGTGCGGGTCCTGCACCCCACCCAGCAGCCCAGGCGGCGACGGGTACGGTGCAGCGGCAAATCAAGAAGAGGGGCAAGGGCTCAGAGCTGTATCTGAAATTTCCAGAGGTGGCGCTGCTCGCCGAGTTCAATAAGCGCCTGGGCATCTCGGCGCGCAAAGTGGGCGCACCGGCCAACTTTTACGACAGCCAGTACCAGACCCTGCTCAAAGACATTTACAAGGAAGGGGGAAAACCCTACACCCTGGTCGCCGCGCTCAAGGAGGCCGATGACCGCTACGTTCAGAAATTCGGCGCCCTGGACATCAAGCCGGCCAATCCAGGCACCGTGCTGTCCGACTGCGACGAGGTCATTGACCTGCTGAAAACCAAGAAGCGCAAGGTGGACACGATGGAGGACAAGCTGATCACCAAAAAGCACCATGTGGCCGTGGACGCCGTGCTGAACGTGGTCCCACTGACCGATCAGGACGTCCTGAACCTGATGCCCGCCAAGGGCGACCAGTACCCGCACTTTACCCAGGCCCTGTTCAAAAACCATATCCCCGACATGGTGCAGACCCGCGAGGCCATGGAAGAGGTCTGCGAAACCCTGGTCAGCAACGACCACTCCAACGGCGGCATGTTCAGTGTGTCAGGCAAGGGCTCCATGTTCGAATCGTTCGTGGACAAGACCGTGCTGGGGAGCGGGGGCCGGGTGACGGTCAGCCAGCAGGGCCAGATGAACCAGACCCGCTCCTCGGACAGTTATGACAGCGCGACGCAAACGCTCTATGACGCCAAGTTCTATTACACCAAGGTGCCGCTCGGGACCAACAACAACCAGCACGACGACTACGTGCGGATTTTGCAAAAAGGCTACACCGGCGACGGCGGCGAGAAGATCAGCAAGGTCTGCTATGTGTTCCCAGGCAAGCGGCAGGCCGAACTGAACACCCACCTCAAGACGAAGGTGGGCGGCGGCAAGGAAGTGCAGGTGGCCTATGTCAGCAAGGGCACCAATCCTCAGCTGAAGTACGTCTAA
- the panC gene encoding pantoate--beta-alanine ligase — protein MSNPPHLLTTPAELRAARSGGPVALVPTMGYLHEGHATLIRGARRLVPGGQVVVSVFVNPLQFGPQEDLGRYPRDLPRDLQIAGDAGADVLFHPAPETMYPAGFATQVTVGGVSEGLDGAARPGHFTGVATVVLKLFNLVQPQYALFGEKDWQQLAVIRRMVTDLNVPVEVRGVPTVRESSGLALSSRNSYLTAEQRAEATVLSRALKAVQAAYAGGERRTQALEAAGLAVLAAHPEVTLDYLKVVDGDMQAGEMVDNSPMNRVLVAARMFGVRLIDNMPLHAGEGGA, from the coding sequence GTGAGTAACCCCCCCCACCTGCTGACCACCCCCGCCGAGCTGCGTGCCGCCCGCAGCGGCGGCCCGGTGGCGCTGGTGCCCACCATGGGCTACCTGCACGAGGGCCACGCGACCCTGATCCGGGGGGCCCGGAGGCTGGTGCCCGGCGGGCAGGTGGTGGTGAGCGTGTTCGTGAATCCCCTGCAGTTTGGCCCGCAGGAAGACCTGGGCCGCTACCCCCGCGACCTGCCGCGCGACCTGCAGATCGCCGGAGACGCGGGGGCGGATGTGCTGTTTCACCCTGCGCCCGAGACCATGTACCCAGCGGGCTTTGCCACCCAGGTGACGGTGGGCGGCGTCAGCGAGGGGCTGGACGGCGCCGCGCGGCCGGGGCATTTTACCGGCGTCGCCACGGTGGTCCTGAAACTCTTCAACCTGGTGCAGCCGCAGTACGCGCTGTTTGGCGAAAAAGACTGGCAGCAGCTGGCGGTGATTCGCCGCATGGTCACCGACCTGAACGTGCCCGTGGAGGTGCGCGGCGTGCCCACCGTGCGCGAAAGTTCCGGGCTGGCCCTGAGCAGCCGCAACAGTTACCTCACGGCCGAGCAGCGCGCCGAGGCCACCGTGCTGTCGCGTGCCCTGAAGGCTGTGCAGGCCGCTTACGCTGGGGGCGAGCGGCGCACCCAGGCACTGGAGGCAGCCGGCCTCGCGGTTCTGGCGGCCCACCCAGAAGTCACCCTGGACTACCTGAAGGTGGTGGACGGTGATATGCAGGCGGGCGAAATGGTGGACAATAGTCCCATGAACCGCGTGCTTGTGGCGGCCCGGATGTTCGGGGTGCGCCTGATTGACAACATGCCCCTACATGCTGGGGAGGGCGGCGCATGA